The proteins below are encoded in one region of Aquisalimonas asiatica:
- the lgt gene encoding prolipoprotein diacylglyceryl transferase, with protein sequence MLTYPDIDPVAIDLGPIAIHWYGLMYLVGFLGAWLLGRWRARRDDSPVRPQQMEDVLVFGAIGVILGGRIGYVLFYETALLTTDPLALIRIWEGGMSFHGGLLGVLAGLWLYSWRTGCGFLRLTDFAAPLVPIGLGAGRLGNFINGELWGRVSDVPWAMVYPPMGPDPRHPSQLYQFLLEGVVLFVALWLFSRKPRPTMAVSGLFLVLYGSFRFIVEFVRLPDEQLGYLAFDWFTMGQLLSLPMVALGAALLYLAYSRGQGTTAGNRT encoded by the coding sequence ATGCTGACTTATCCAGACATCGACCCGGTCGCCATCGACCTCGGCCCCATCGCCATCCACTGGTACGGCCTCATGTACCTGGTGGGCTTTCTCGGCGCCTGGCTGCTCGGCCGCTGGCGGGCGCGCCGCGACGACAGCCCGGTCCGGCCGCAGCAGATGGAAGACGTCCTCGTTTTCGGCGCCATCGGCGTCATCCTGGGCGGGCGCATCGGCTACGTCCTGTTCTACGAGACCGCCCTGCTCACCACCGACCCGCTGGCGCTGATCCGCATCTGGGAAGGGGGCATGAGCTTCCACGGCGGGCTGCTCGGCGTGCTCGCCGGGCTCTGGCTCTACAGCTGGCGCACGGGCTGCGGCTTTCTGCGCCTGACGGACTTCGCCGCCCCCCTGGTGCCCATCGGGCTGGGCGCCGGCCGCCTCGGCAACTTCATCAACGGCGAGCTGTGGGGGCGCGTGAGCGACGTGCCGTGGGCCATGGTCTACCCGCCCATGGGGCCCGACCCGCGCCACCCGAGCCAGCTCTACCAGTTCCTGCTGGAAGGCGTGGTGCTGTTCGTGGCGCTGTGGCTGTTCTCGCGCAAACCGCGGCCGACCATGGCCGTGTCCGGGCTGTTCCTGGTGCTCTATGGCAGCTTCCGGTTCATCGTCGAGTTCGTGCGCCTGCCTGACGAGCAACTGGGCTACCTGGCCTTCGACTGGTTCACCATGGGGCAACTGCTGTCGCTGCCCATGGTCGCCCTGGGCGCGGCACTGCTGTACCTCGCTTACAGCCGCGGCCAGGGCACCACCGCCGGCAACAGGACATAG
- a CDS encoding TIGR04211 family SH3 domain-containing protein, translating to MTAAARCVALVAALLLAIPAMVSAQDRFITDELGLDLRTGPGNQYRIERMVPAGTRVEVMDEASGWSQVRLPDGLEGWVLTRMLTDQPSARVRLSRSESALENVQQENSELEESLAAAEARVEELEQRLGTSESERETLEQRMEQAEQGLDLYEENEELKKRVIDLQRELQDVEQERERLRDRDDQRWFIVGASVLGAGILAGLILPHMRWRRRSSWGGGGL from the coding sequence GTGACTGCTGCTGCGAGATGCGTCGCCCTGGTGGCGGCACTGTTGCTGGCCATTCCCGCCATGGTCAGTGCCCAGGACCGTTTCATCACCGACGAGCTGGGTCTTGATCTGCGGACCGGTCCGGGCAATCAGTACCGCATCGAGCGCATGGTGCCGGCCGGTACACGGGTCGAGGTCATGGACGAGGCGTCCGGCTGGAGCCAGGTCCGCCTGCCCGATGGTCTCGAGGGCTGGGTGCTCACGCGCATGCTTACCGATCAGCCCAGCGCCAGGGTGCGGCTCAGCCGGTCCGAGAGCGCGCTGGAGAACGTGCAGCAGGAGAACAGCGAGCTCGAGGAGAGCCTCGCTGCCGCCGAAGCGCGCGTCGAGGAGCTTGAGCAGCGCCTCGGCACCAGCGAGAGCGAGCGCGAGACGCTGGAGCAGCGCATGGAGCAGGCCGAGCAGGGCCTCGATCTCTACGAGGAGAACGAGGAGCTCAAGAAGCGCGTCATTGATCTCCAGCGCGAGCTCCAGGACGTGGAGCAGGAGCGCGAGCGTCTGCGTGACCGTGACGACCAGCGCTGGTTCATCGTCGGTGCATCGGTGCTGGGTGCCGGTATCCTCGCCGGCCTGATTCTGCCGCACATGCGCTGGCGCCGACGCTCCAGCTGGGGTGGCGGCGGCCTCTGA
- a CDS encoding class I SAM-dependent methyltransferase yields MTEQTLNLDSRLHDYLLSILPGETTVERMLRERTAEYHAPQMRIGLEQARFMRVLARAMGVRQALEVGTFTGYSALAVAEALPDDGRLVALDNDPVSTADARRFWEAAGVSDRIELRLGDATETLDGLIADGLAGSFDLAFIDADKERYAVYYEKALELVRPGGLIAVDNVLWSGHVADPDDQRESTTALRRFNETLARDPRVDVSVVPIGDGVTLATRLA; encoded by the coding sequence ATGACCGAGCAGACACTGAATCTCGACAGCCGCCTGCACGACTACCTGCTTTCCATCCTGCCCGGCGAGACCACCGTGGAGCGGATGCTGCGCGAGCGAACGGCGGAGTACCACGCGCCACAGATGCGCATCGGCCTGGAGCAGGCGCGCTTCATGCGCGTGCTGGCCCGGGCCATGGGCGTCCGGCAGGCGCTGGAAGTGGGGACGTTCACGGGGTATTCCGCGCTGGCCGTGGCGGAGGCGCTGCCCGATGACGGCCGCCTGGTCGCCCTGGACAACGACCCGGTCAGCACCGCAGACGCCCGGCGCTTCTGGGAGGCCGCCGGTGTGTCGGACCGCATCGAACTGCGCCTGGGAGACGCCACGGAGACGCTGGACGGCTTGATCGCCGACGGTCTTGCGGGTAGCTTCGACCTCGCGTTTATCGACGCCGACAAGGAACGCTACGCCGTCTATTACGAAAAGGCCCTGGAACTGGTCCGCCCCGGCGGGCTGATCGCTGTGGACAACGTCCTCTGGTCGGGCCACGTGGCGGATCCGGACGACCAGCGCGAGAGCACCACTGCGCTTCGGCGCTTCAACGAGACACTGGCGCGGGATCCGCGGGTGGACGTCAGTGTCGTGCCCATCGGTGACGGCGTCACCCTGGCAACCCGTCTTGCCTGA
- the thiE gene encoding thiamine phosphate synthase yields the protein MADAGAVRGLYAITDATLQPADALLERAEAVLRGGAAVLQYRDKSQDTPRRRREAAGLLALCRDYGALFVVNDDVDLALYVGAPAVHLGRDDAGLRQARTVLPSGTLIGVSCYNSLARADTLAAAGADYLAFGRAYPSPTKPDAPPVSRDTLAAAVARYRQPVVAIGGITPENAQPLVSLGVDAVAVISGVFAAASPERAAARLAALYH from the coding sequence ATGGCTGATGCCGGTGCCGTGCGCGGCCTCTACGCCATAACCGATGCCACGCTGCAGCCGGCGGATGCGCTGCTGGAGCGTGCAGAGGCCGTGTTGCGTGGTGGTGCCGCCGTGCTGCAGTACCGTGACAAGAGCCAGGACACGCCGCGGCGTCGGCGCGAAGCGGCGGGGTTGCTGGCGCTGTGCCGCGACTACGGTGCGCTGTTCGTGGTCAACGACGATGTGGACCTGGCACTGTACGTCGGCGCGCCCGCTGTGCATCTGGGGCGTGACGACGCCGGTCTGCGGCAGGCCCGCACGGTCCTGCCGTCCGGCACGCTGATCGGGGTCTCCTGCTACAACTCGCTGGCGCGGGCGGACACACTGGCCGCGGCGGGAGCGGACTACCTGGCGTTCGGCCGTGCCTACCCGTCGCCCACCAAACCGGATGCGCCGCCGGTCAGCCGCGACACCCTGGCCGCCGCCGTGGCGCGTTACCGGCAACCGGTGGTGGCCATCGGCGGCATCACGCCCGAGAATGCCCAGCCGCTGGTGTCCCTGGGCGTGGATGCCGTTGCCGTGATCAGCGGGGTGTTCGCGGCCGCGTCCCCGGAGCGTGCCGCCGCCAGGCTGGCGGCGCTGTACCACTGA
- a CDS encoding tetratricopeptide repeat protein, with translation MRQSLAALVAAMLLAGCAGTDSTAPSERFEEGRQAYVAGDYGTAFERLITEAEAGNPDAQYTIGYMYYEGQGVQRDEDRALEWIRRAAGNGSAPAMEALGELAAMGRGRPGVTDAPDTDAADSAPDPAPDDIRESLPDELTDDS, from the coding sequence ATGCGACAATCACTGGCTGCCCTGGTCGCCGCCATGCTGCTGGCAGGCTGCGCCGGCACGGACTCGACGGCGCCATCGGAACGCTTCGAGGAAGGCCGCCAGGCCTATGTCGCCGGTGACTACGGCACCGCGTTCGAGCGCCTGATCACCGAAGCGGAAGCAGGCAACCCGGATGCCCAGTACACCATCGGCTACATGTACTACGAGGGCCAGGGCGTCCAGCGCGACGAGGACCGCGCCCTGGAATGGATCCGCCGCGCCGCGGGTAACGGCAGCGCCCCCGCCATGGAGGCGCTGGGGGAACTGGCCGCCATGGGTCGCGGCCGCCCCGGCGTCACCGATGCCCCTGACACCGACGCCGCGGACAGCGCCCCGGATCCGGCCCCGGACGACATCCGGGAATCCCTGCCGGACGAGCTCACCGACGACTCCTGA
- the argA gene encoding amino-acid N-acetyltransferase, giving the protein MPRDDTAFVQWFRGSSPYINAHRGRTVVISVGGEGLRGDGAAALLQDLALLNSLGLQVVLVFGARPQVEDRLRARDAALQYHGGFRITDAAALESVKEAVGALRVDIEALLSMGVANSPMAGFRLRVASGNVVTAMPLGVRDGVDYQHTGEVRRVDTDAVRERLAAGSVVLVPPLGYSPTGEVFNLVAEDVALQVATALAADKLIYLTEGQVLLDDAGALIRELDLHQAVRQLDALRASAAADAPAVRLLHGAVRACRQGVQRVHLVDRQRDGGMLLELFTRDGVGTLVAGDPFERLRAATVDDVGGILELIEPLEREGVLVRRSREDLETRIGEYVVVERDGMIIATAALSSHRSARMAELECFVIHPDYRGGSRGDGLLRHVEREARTHGADHLFVLTTRTAHWFRERGFEPARLEDLPVERQALYNLKRRSQVYIKPLRST; this is encoded by the coding sequence ATGCCCCGTGACGATACCGCCTTTGTGCAGTGGTTCCGGGGCAGCTCGCCGTACATCAATGCGCACCGCGGGCGTACCGTGGTGATCAGTGTCGGCGGCGAGGGGCTGCGCGGTGACGGCGCGGCCGCGCTGCTGCAGGATCTGGCGCTTCTCAATAGCCTCGGGCTGCAGGTGGTGCTGGTGTTCGGTGCCCGCCCGCAGGTGGAGGACCGACTGCGGGCCCGGGACGCGGCGCTGCAGTATCACGGCGGCTTCCGCATCACCGATGCGGCGGCGCTGGAGTCGGTGAAGGAGGCGGTTGGCGCGCTCCGGGTCGATATCGAGGCGCTGCTGTCCATGGGGGTGGCCAACTCCCCCATGGCGGGTTTCCGCCTGCGTGTCGCCTCCGGCAACGTGGTCACCGCGATGCCGCTGGGGGTGCGTGATGGCGTCGACTATCAGCACACCGGCGAGGTGCGCCGGGTGGATACCGATGCCGTCCGGGAGCGGCTGGCCGCCGGCAGCGTGGTGCTGGTGCCGCCGCTCGGGTATTCGCCCACCGGGGAGGTGTTCAACCTGGTCGCCGAGGACGTCGCTCTGCAGGTGGCCACGGCGCTGGCGGCGGACAAGCTGATCTACCTGACCGAAGGCCAGGTGCTCCTGGACGACGCCGGTGCGCTGATCCGGGAGCTCGATCTGCACCAGGCCGTGCGGCAGCTGGACGCCTTGCGGGCCAGTGCGGCGGCCGATGCCCCGGCCGTCCGGCTTCTCCACGGTGCGGTGCGGGCGTGTCGCCAGGGCGTTCAGCGCGTGCACCTGGTGGATCGCCAGCGTGACGGCGGCATGCTGCTGGAGCTGTTTACCCGTGACGGGGTCGGCACACTGGTGGCGGGGGATCCGTTCGAACGGCTGCGTGCAGCGACCGTGGACGACGTGGGCGGCATTCTGGAGCTGATCGAGCCGCTGGAGCGAGAGGGCGTACTGGTCCGCCGCTCCCGGGAAGACCTGGAGACCCGTATCGGCGAGTACGTGGTGGTGGAGCGCGACGGCATGATCATCGCCACGGCCGCGTTGTCGTCGCACCGCAGTGCGCGCATGGCCGAGCTGGAGTGTTTCGTGATCCACCCCGACTACCGCGGCGGCAGCCGGGGCGACGGTCTGCTGCGCCATGTGGAGCGGGAGGCGCGGACCCACGGCGCGGATCACCTGTTCGTGCTCACCACCCGCACGGCCCACTGGTTCCGGGAGCGCGGGTTCGAACCGGCGCGCCTGGAGGACTTGCCGGTGGAGCGTCAGGCGCTCTACAACCTCAAGCGGCGCTCACAGGTCTACATCAAGCCCCTGCGCAGCACCTAG
- the hemL gene encoding glutamate-1-semialdehyde 2,1-aminomutase, with amino-acid sequence MKHSETLFQAASQHIPGGVNSPVRAFRGVGGTPVFMRRAQGPYLYDEDYQRYVDYVCSWGPMILGHAHPEVVEAVQQAAAHGLSFGAPTEAETRMAQQIKVHFPSMELLRMVSSGTEATMSALRLARGYTGRNKIIKFQGNYHGHVDALLVKAGSGALTLGNPTSPGVPEAVVADTITLSYNDLDAVKQAFAEYGEEIAAVILEPVAGNMNMVPADAAFLQGLRDLCTRNGSVLIFDEVMSGFRVHLGGAQARYGITPDLTCLGKVVGGGMPVGAFGGRREIMEHLSPLGGVYQAGTLAGNPVAMAAGLKTLEVLSRPGTFEALEATTRVLADGFRERAERAGIPLQVTHMGSMLGLFFTEDGPVRTYQQVVDSNTARYGRFFHGMLENGVYLAPAAFEASFVSTAHDDDVVELTLDMAARVMQNLGD; translated from the coding sequence ATGAAACACTCCGAGACCCTGTTCCAGGCCGCGAGCCAGCACATTCCCGGCGGCGTCAATTCACCCGTGCGGGCGTTCCGGGGCGTTGGCGGCACGCCGGTGTTCATGCGCCGCGCCCAGGGCCCCTACCTCTACGACGAGGATTATCAGCGCTACGTGGATTACGTCTGCTCCTGGGGGCCGATGATCCTCGGCCACGCCCACCCGGAGGTGGTCGAGGCCGTGCAGCAGGCGGCGGCCCACGGCCTGAGCTTCGGCGCGCCCACCGAGGCCGAGACGCGCATGGCGCAGCAGATCAAGGTGCATTTCCCGTCCATGGAGCTGCTGCGCATGGTCAGCTCCGGCACCGAGGCCACCATGAGCGCGCTGCGGCTGGCGCGCGGCTACACCGGGCGCAACAAGATCATCAAGTTCCAGGGCAACTACCATGGCCACGTGGATGCGCTGCTGGTGAAGGCGGGCTCCGGTGCGCTGACCCTGGGCAATCCCACCTCGCCCGGTGTCCCCGAGGCGGTGGTGGCCGACACCATTACTCTGAGCTACAACGATCTCGACGCCGTGAAACAGGCGTTCGCGGAGTACGGCGAGGAGATCGCCGCCGTGATCCTGGAACCGGTGGCCGGCAACATGAACATGGTGCCGGCGGACGCGGCGTTTCTGCAGGGGTTGCGGGATCTGTGCACCCGTAACGGCAGTGTGCTGATCTTCGACGAGGTGATGTCCGGGTTCCGGGTGCACCTGGGCGGTGCCCAGGCCCGTTACGGCATCACCCCGGACCTCACCTGCCTCGGCAAGGTGGTGGGTGGCGGTATGCCGGTGGGGGCCTTCGGTGGCCGCCGGGAGATCATGGAACACCTCTCGCCCCTGGGGGGCGTCTACCAGGCCGGGACGCTGGCGGGGAACCCGGTGGCCATGGCCGCTGGCCTGAAGACCCTGGAGGTGCTGTCGCGCCCGGGCACCTTCGAGGCGCTGGAGGCCACCACCCGGGTGCTCGCCGATGGCTTCCGCGAGCGTGCGGAGCGCGCGGGCATTCCCCTGCAGGTCACCCACATGGGCAGCATGCTCGGCCTGTTCTTCACCGAGGACGGCCCCGTGCGCACGTACCAGCAGGTGGTGGACAGCAATACCGCACGTTACGGCCGGTTCTTCCACGGCATGCTGGAGAACGGTGTCTACCTGGCGCCCGCGGCATTCGAGGCCAGTTTCGTCTCCACGGCGCACGATGACGACGTGGTGGAACTCACCCTGGACATGGCTGCCCGGGTGATGCAGAACCTGGGAGACTGA
- the cpdA gene encoding 3',5'-cyclic-AMP phosphodiesterase gives MDSLDLPRGRALRVLQITDTHLYGDDGRLAGVDTEATCRAVVDAVRYQRTPADLLLLTGDVIHDGAERPESAYRDAKRQFDALGVPGLVIPGNHDDATRLARTFAAGNVQQRDALLAGDWLCIMLDSSLPDAVSGHVSAGQLQRLDDCLSAHPDRHALVCLHHQPVPVGCGWIDQLGLQNSDELFAVLDRHASVRAVVWGHVHQEYDGWRNGVRLLASPSTCVQFHPDSDDFRIDPRPPGYRWFELRPDGALSTEVIRLSDVPAGLDLGLPGY, from the coding sequence ATGGACTCCTTGGACCTGCCGCGGGGACGCGCCCTGCGGGTCCTGCAAATCACGGACACGCACCTTTACGGCGACGACGGGCGCCTGGCAGGAGTCGATACCGAGGCCACCTGCCGTGCGGTGGTCGATGCCGTGCGCTACCAGCGTACTCCCGCCGACCTGCTCCTGCTGACCGGTGACGTCATCCACGACGGTGCCGAGCGGCCCGAGTCCGCCTACCGGGATGCCAAGCGCCAGTTCGACGCGCTCGGCGTCCCCGGCCTGGTGATCCCCGGCAATCACGACGATGCGACTCGACTGGCCCGTACGTTCGCCGCCGGCAATGTGCAGCAGCGTGATGCCCTGCTGGCGGGGGACTGGCTCTGCATCATGCTTGACTCCTCCCTGCCCGACGCGGTGTCCGGCCATGTCTCCGCGGGCCAGCTGCAGCGGCTCGACGACTGTCTCTCGGCGCACCCGGACCGGCACGCCCTGGTCTGCCTGCACCATCAGCCCGTGCCCGTGGGATGCGGCTGGATCGATCAGCTTGGCCTGCAGAACAGCGACGAGCTGTTCGCCGTCCTGGACCGGCACGCCTCGGTGCGTGCCGTTGTCTGGGGGCATGTCCACCAGGAGTATGACGGCTGGCGCAACGGCGTGCGCCTGCTTGCCAGCCCCAGCACCTGTGTGCAGTTCCACCCCGACAGCGACGATTTCCGGATCGACCCGCGGCCGCCGGGCTACCGCTGGTTCGAGCTGCGGCCTGATGGTGCGTTGTCCACGGAGGTCATCCGTCTCAGCGATGTGCCGGCGGGGCTCGATCTCGGCCTGCCCGGCTACTGA
- a CDS encoding class I SAM-dependent rRNA methyltransferase: MAQTRPSLYLKQGEERRLRAGHLWVFSNEVDSARSPLKAFEPGQDATLRDHSGRPLGTAYVNPHSLICARLISRDPERGLDESLLVHRLNLALALRERHFPTPHYRLVHGDGDGLSGLVIDRYGDTCVVQPNTAGMDRALDAIISALQRVLAPAHVLVRADSPLRELEGLESTVDWAGGAGPDALEIIENGLTFSVPATTGQKTGWYYDHRANRARIAPYVRGMRVLDVFSYAGAWGLQALAAGAESLVAVDSSSDALDALDANAERNGLGEHVTGVEGDAFDVLKALRQDGERFDAVIVDPPAFVKRKKDLKAGLSGYRRLNQLALQVLEKNGVLISASCSAHVDEQQLLGEVLGAARHVDRSLQLVERGGQAPDHPEHPAIPESRYLKALFTRVAPAWSTP; encoded by the coding sequence ATGGCGCAGACACGCCCCTCCCTCTACCTCAAGCAGGGTGAAGAGCGCCGCCTGCGCGCGGGCCACCTGTGGGTGTTCAGCAACGAAGTGGACAGCGCCCGCTCCCCCCTGAAAGCCTTCGAGCCGGGGCAGGACGCCACGCTGCGGGACCACTCCGGCCGCCCCCTGGGCACGGCGTACGTGAACCCGCACTCGCTGATCTGCGCACGCCTGATCAGCCGCGACCCGGAGCGCGGGCTGGACGAGTCCCTGCTGGTCCATCGCCTGAACCTGGCGCTGGCGCTGCGCGAGCGCCATTTCCCCACGCCCCACTACCGCCTGGTCCACGGGGACGGTGACGGCCTCTCCGGGCTGGTGATTGACCGCTACGGCGATACCTGCGTGGTCCAGCCCAACACCGCCGGCATGGACCGCGCCCTGGACGCCATCATCAGCGCCCTGCAGCGTGTGCTGGCGCCGGCCCACGTCCTGGTGCGCGCGGACAGCCCCCTCCGGGAGCTGGAGGGCCTGGAGAGCACTGTTGACTGGGCCGGCGGCGCAGGCCCCGATGCACTGGAAATCATCGAGAACGGGCTCACTTTCTCGGTTCCGGCCACCACTGGCCAGAAGACCGGCTGGTACTACGACCACCGCGCCAACCGGGCCCGGATCGCGCCCTACGTCCGCGGCATGCGCGTCCTGGATGTATTCAGCTACGCCGGCGCCTGGGGCCTGCAGGCCCTCGCCGCCGGCGCTGAATCGCTGGTTGCCGTGGACAGCTCCTCGGATGCACTGGACGCCCTGGACGCCAACGCGGAGCGCAATGGCCTCGGCGAGCACGTCACCGGGGTCGAGGGCGACGCCTTCGACGTGCTCAAGGCGCTGCGCCAGGACGGTGAGCGGTTCGACGCCGTAATCGTCGACCCGCCGGCCTTCGTCAAGCGCAAGAAGGATCTGAAGGCCGGACTCTCCGGCTACCGCCGCCTCAACCAGCTGGCGCTGCAGGTGCTGGAAAAGAACGGGGTGCTCATCTCCGCCTCGTGCTCCGCGCACGTGGACGAACAGCAGCTCCTGGGCGAAGTCCTGGGCGCCGCCCGGCACGTGGACCGCTCACTGCAGCTGGTGGAACGGGGCGGGCAGGCGCCCGATCACCCGGAACATCCGGCCATCCCGGAGAGTCGGTACCTCAAGGCCCTGTTCACCAGAGTGGCACCGGCGTGGAGTACGCCGTAG
- a CDS encoding rubredoxin has product MEYKSYMCVVCGWIYEEEDGLPDEGIAAGTRWEDIPDTFVCPECGAGKADFEMIEI; this is encoded by the coding sequence ATGGAATACAAGTCTTACATGTGCGTGGTCTGCGGCTGGATCTACGAGGAAGAAGACGGGCTTCCCGACGAGGGCATTGCCGCCGGCACCCGCTGGGAGGACATCCCGGATACCTTCGTCTGCCCCGAGTGCGGGGCAGGAAAAGCGGATTTCGAGATGATCGAGATCTGA
- the argE gene encoding acetylornithine deacetylase produces the protein MPQQPPGLMQMLEELIAIPSVSSVNPAFDQGNRAVVERLGEWLHGLGFAVEIQPVPGSADKANLIATLGRGEGGLVLAGHTDTVPYDDSGWTSDPFVLSERDGRLYGLGTCDMKSFLGLVVEAVRDLRAEDLKQPLVILATADEESGMTGAKALVEAERRLGRYAVIGEPTGLQPVHLHKGVMMEAIRVRGRSGHSSDPSFGNSALEGMHRILNDILAWRQQVQSRNVDRRFDVPVPTLNLGYIHGGDNPNRICAHCELHIDIRPLPGMNLDELRGLLAQRLPRVLGETGLAVEMESLFPGLPPMETPSGSPIVQVAEQLTGSESRAVAFGTEGPYLRDLGMDVVVLGPGDIAQAHQPDEYLAADRLQPTVDLLRRLIRRFCMDEAEVRHAP, from the coding sequence ATGCCGCAGCAGCCGCCCGGGCTCATGCAGATGCTTGAAGAGCTGATCGCCATTCCGTCGGTGAGCAGCGTCAATCCGGCCTTCGACCAGGGTAACCGGGCTGTGGTCGAGCGACTTGGCGAGTGGTTGCATGGGTTGGGGTTTGCCGTGGAGATCCAGCCGGTGCCGGGCAGCGCCGACAAGGCCAACCTGATCGCCACCCTGGGACGGGGTGAAGGCGGCCTCGTGCTGGCGGGACATACCGATACCGTGCCTTACGACGACAGTGGCTGGACGTCGGACCCGTTCGTGCTCAGCGAGCGGGACGGGCGCCTCTACGGGCTCGGTACCTGCGACATGAAGTCCTTTCTCGGGCTCGTGGTGGAGGCGGTGCGGGACCTGCGTGCCGAGGACCTCAAGCAGCCGCTGGTGATTCTTGCCACCGCCGACGAGGAAAGCGGCATGACCGGCGCCAAGGCGCTGGTGGAGGCGGAGCGCCGACTGGGGCGTTACGCCGTGATCGGCGAACCAACGGGGCTGCAGCCGGTGCATCTGCACAAGGGCGTGATGATGGAGGCGATCCGCGTGCGCGGGCGCTCCGGGCACTCCAGCGACCCATCCTTCGGTAACAGTGCCCTGGAAGGCATGCACCGCATCCTGAACGACATCCTCGCCTGGCGACAGCAGGTCCAGTCCCGCAACGTGGATCGTCGCTTCGACGTGCCCGTGCCCACGCTCAATCTCGGCTACATCCACGGCGGCGACAACCCGAACCGCATCTGTGCCCACTGCGAGCTGCACATCGATATCCGGCCGTTGCCGGGGATGAATCTGGACGAGCTGCGCGGCCTCCTGGCCCAGCGCCTGCCGCGGGTGCTCGGGGAGACGGGGCTGGCGGTGGAGATGGAGTCGCTGTTTCCCGGCTTGCCCCCCATGGAGACGCCGTCGGGGTCGCCCATCGTGCAGGTCGCGGAGCAGTTGACCGGGTCAGAGTCCCGGGCCGTGGCCTTCGGCACGGAAGGACCCTACCTGCGCGATCTGGGCATGGATGTAGTGGTGCTGGGGCCAGGGGATATCGCCCAGGCCCACCAGCCGGATGAGTACCTGGCCGCGGACCGGCTGCAACCGACGGTGGACCTGCTGCGGCGGCTCATCCGGCGGTTCTGCATGGATGAGGCGGAGGTGCGGCATGCCCCGTGA